The DNA window ttgtagatatatatatagctctttcctttttttttttttcctttttttgtAACTATTTTTTCGGTTTAATAACAAAACTATGACTACCAGAAGCATCACTTGAAAACCCCATCATTTTATCTGATGTTCGACGCGATTGTGTTTTCTTTCCTGACATTGAGGACGTTCCTGTTGCTGGCGACGACGTCGATTTCAAATCCCTTGAAGATCTAAATTCATTAGTCGGACTattaacattattattataattcattgaacttgttgttgatccAGAGCCAGCAGAATATGGAGTGGTTGATAATCCTCCTACTACACCACCGTTATTCGACCCGTACCCAAACCCAATACTGCCACCAGTACTGGTGATACTTGCATATTGAGAATTCTGTCGGGATGGTGGTTTTAAAGTTTTGTACGTTTGATAGCCGGTATCACCAAAATATTCTGAATTTGACATAGTTGATGTtccattttcattaattggGGAGGATGATGACCCCATTGCCGGTCCCGCACCTCCAGATTTGGGTGATAATAACCCAGAAGCTAACAAATACGGTGATGCAAACCCACCACTTTGGCTCGAAGATCGCGGAAGTTGTGGCGTTGTTGGAACTGTGCCTGCTGTTCCTAGAGTACCAGTAGTCCCTGTTGTCCCTAAAGTCCCTGAACTTTTCCTATTGAAATTAGTATCAAGAGTCAATTTAGGTGCTGACGTTGCTGCTGGTGAAGTATTATCAAAGGCGTTTTCCCCAGTAAGATCGGGATAATCTAAGGATGCCAGAAACGAATTATCGTTAATATCTTCTAAACTTCTAATATAGCCATTAGCTTTTAGTTGTTCATCTCTTAACTTGGTGTCTTCTCTAGCTTTTGCTAATAATTCTTGAGCTTTATTCAAACTGACTGTTGGCGTTGAACAACTGCTTACAACAGGAACAGAATCGTCAATATCTATAGTGGCTTGCATTAATGCCTTCACCCAACCTCTCATTTCTTCCTCGGTCTCAACAGCAAAATAATGAGTCTTTGGCTGCGTAAACGTCAATCCTTTCTTAAATCCAGGAGCTGGCGGAACCAACTTGAAGCAATAATTACCAGCAAATGTCGTCGAGGCATACATGGCAGCATATCTATCAGCCTTATCAGTATCGTCACTAGCACTGTCTATAGGTATCACTTTGTGAGCagtaatatcaattaaacctttttcctttttatcTTTCAAAGATTGGAAATACGACAATCTAGTACCATGTAATGTGAAATATCTTGTTCTCCAAGCTAAATTGTTATTGGAACGTTTCGACATATATCCGCTGTAGTTGGCACTTTTTATTGCTTCATCGGGAGTAATTTCACGTATACCTTCTTGAAATGCCGATGTTTTCAGTTTTTTCGACCCTGTTAAACTTCGGAAACTTTGAGTGGAAGTAGCACGAATACCTTTAAGtcttgatgaattattggGTTTTGATTGACTCAAGCCCGTGGAATCACTAGCGACTCGTCTATCGTCTCCACCACTAATAGCATCCATTGATTTGGTACGAACCGATACTGAATTCAGTTTCTTTGGAGAAAACTTggcatcatcaatatcaactgGTGAATTagacaaatcaaaaatttgtgACTTTCTTTTCGACTTTGAGCCTGAATCACGAGGAGAAGATTGACCACTCATAGTTTCACGTTTAATCTGTGCTGGCGACACTagtttattgttattgctTGAAGACGTGAGATCTCCATGACCTTCATCACCCTTGTACAAATTGTTACTTTGAAACTTGTTACTCAATAattttggtgttggtttTGTTGAATCATCATTACCAGACGAGAGGTATGAGAATACCGAAGAATGACGTCTGTGGTGATGcttactgttgttgttattattgtttgttaCCGATGAATTTCTCTTGTGATGGTGTTTGGAAGCTGATGATCCATTTCTATTATGGTTGGAAAACAGATCATAAATCGATGAAGCTGGTCGTGAATTAATTCCAGGAGATGTACTTCCCAAGGCATGACTTGAAGCATTGGTACGGGTCATGTACATGCCATAGTGTGAAGGTGGTCTGTCATATTCACTTCCAGCACCAAATTTATAACTTGTATCAATTGGACTACCACCAGATGGTGGTTGAGGGGCTCTTCTAGGTGACATAAATGTAGAATCAGAAGCCAAGTATTGTTGTGGGGCAACATCCACCGACAGTGATCTTTTTCTCTGATGATGGTGCGAGCTACTTCTTTGTTGGCTATTATTGTAGTCAGACGTATTGGTCAAAACAGCAGACGGCATTAGTTGTGTTTGCTGTTTGCCAGTGTTATTTAAcatatcattatcatccaTGTGAGGTTCGGCGTCGTGTAAAGTTGTGGAAGCAGTTGGTGGAGAGTTTAGTGCTGATGAGGTTGTATCATTCTTGCCAGTTGATCCAGTAGACAGGGAATCTGTTCTCACTTGTTTATCTTTAACTCCTTTGGTATTCAATTCCTttaattttccaatttccTTGTATAATTGAAACCTGGTAccaaatgaatcaatatctaattctttcaaaagATTCAAGTCTAATTCAAACAATATTTCCCCAGTAATTTTGTGCTGAGCAAATTTCCCAGCCACATCCATATCAAATCCTAAAACCAAGGCAAAATAAGAAGAAACCTGCTTTGGCGTCCAAGTATATGCCTTTAAAGGGTCCAAATCTTCAGTTAATGATTGTCGAGATTTATCGCCACTCAgttgttttggttgttgaGATTGGTATTGACTAGACAGACtatcatttgatttcttcGAAATTAACAGTGGttgtttataattattgttagtGGTACCGTTATTACTGTTGTCAGTAATACTATTACCAGACTTGCCCAAGTCAGCATTGGACCCTTGAAGCTCTTGTAATGCTCTATCGATTTGGTTGTTTAAATGAGACCCAGTATATTGAGAAGATT is part of the Candida dubliniensis CD36 chromosome R, complete sequence genome and encodes:
- a CDS encoding protein Beb1, putative (Similar to S. cerevisiae BOI2) — protein: MDGGDTYICIKQFNARLGDELSLKIGDKIQVLADDREYNDGWYMGKNLLTGEAGLYPKTFTQLITNNDSKTLLRSRSRRMMAPKSSDQENNPKDSTTPVVSSNLNPNTTSKYPTSSEASNLAEPMSQLNINKDSQSSQYTGSHLNNQIDRALQELQGSNADLGKSGNSITDNSNNGTTNNNYKQPSLISKKSNDSSSSQYQSQQPKQSSGDKSRQSLTEDLDPLKAYTWTPKQVSSYFALVLGFDMDVAGKFAQHKITGEILFELDLNLLKELDIDSFGTRFQLYKEIGKLKELNTKGVKDKQVRTDSSSTGSTGKNDTTSSALNSPPTASTTLHDAEPHMDDNDMLNNTGKQQTQLMPSAVLTNTSDYNNSQQRSSSHHHQRKRSSSVDVAPQQYLASDSTFMSPRRAPQPPSGGSPIDTSYKFGAGSEYDRPPSHYGMYMTRTNASSHALGSTSPGINSRPASSIYDSFSNHNRNGSSASKHHHKRNSSVTNNNNNNSKHHHRRHSSVFSYLSSGNDDSTKPTPKLLSNKFQSNNLYKGDEGHGDLTSSSNNNKLVSPAQIKRETMSGQSSPRDSGSKSKRKSQIFDLSNSPVDIDDAKFSPKKSNSVSVRTKSMDAISGGDDRRVASDSTGLSQSKPNNSSRLKGIRATSTQSFRSLTGSKKSKTSAFQEGIREITPDEAIKSANYSGYMSKRSNNNLAWRTRYFTLHGTRLSYFQSLKDKKEKGLIDITAHKVIPIDSASDDTDKADRYAAMYASTTFAGNYCFKLVPPAPGFKKGLTFTQPKTHYFAVETEEEMRGWVKALMQATIDIDDSVPVVSSCSTPTVSLNKAQELLAKAREDTKLRDEQLKANGYIRSLEDINDNSFSASLDYPDLTGENAFDNTSPAATSAPKLTLDTNFNRKSSGTLGTTGTTGTLGTAGTVPTTPQLPRSSSQSGGFASPYLLASGLLSPKSGGAGPAMGSSSSPINENGTSTMSNSEYFGDTGYQTYKTLKPPSRQNSQYASITSTGGSIGFGYGSNNGGVVGGLSTTPYSAGSGSTTSSMNYNNNVNSPTNEFRSSRDLKSTSSPATGTSSMSGKKTQSRRTSDKMMGFSSDASGSHSFVIKPKK